The genomic region GGCCAGGATGGGAAATGCAATTGAGACCTTAATGAAAAGCTAACAAAGTTGGGTTTGGAGGGAGGGCTGCTATTCAGGTGGCCTTGCTTCCCTTTGCAGCATGTTGGAAATGATTTTTCTGGGAATATTCCTACACTATGCCACAGTGTGCTGACTGTGAGCTGAGACTGTAGGCAAATGCAGAGCAAGAGGGTCTCTGGGGACCAAGCTGTTTATTTTGGATTGtacaaataaagaaatgctGATGATTTAATAGCAGGTGCTTCTCAGAGATATTTTGAGTGCCAGGCTCTGGTTGCATGTGTGTAACTAGCATGTTGTGGCCAAGCATTTTCTAGCCCTTCATAATTCCTGAGCCTCATTGTGAATTGGTTTAAGTAGGAAAGCTGGTCATGATGTATGAACCTCGCTTGATGACTACACCACAAAATGCTGGAGGAAGTACAGCAGAGTTgggggaggctgctgctgctgcccaaaggATGCACATTGGCATGCCTGGTGGATGTCTCTTCCAAAGTTCCAGCCATTTCTTATCCCTCTCCAGAAAAGCTCCACATTTCTTACCTCTTGACATCTgagggaaaaatattatttgtacATGGAGTGCTAGTTGGGAATGCCAGAAATACGGATTGCTCAGATGCAAGCCTCTAggccttttttcctcctgtttaaAGTAGTATGGGACTTgatttcaaacaaacaaacaaacaaaataaacaaaccagaacaaaaccCAGCTTACATTACAATGTTTGAAAGGGGAAACACATGATAAATAAAGTTTAAATTACTTATTAATTTGATTTCGTgggtgtcttttttttcctgaatgagACTTCCAGTATCCAAATCCTTTTAAGACTGGAGAGTTGGTCCAAAGTGTGATGGGACTCTCCTATTCTTCATGACCTAAATCAGTGACCCAAAgcataatattttttctagaaccatctgttttctcttcttgcCAAGGGGATTTCACAATGCCTGATTGCTCTGAATAATTGTACATGTGCAGGGATATGACTTGCcacagggagaaaaattaaCTGAACAAGGACAGGTGGATGTTCTTGAGTTTTCTGAAGAAACTACTACCCTTTAGAAGGAGAGGGTGAAGAACCATGCAACTGAGTAATATTTTATGCCTACCACGACTTTTTTTAAGCCtacatatttaaaaaggaaacaaaactacACTTAGAAGCTATCTGGGATTAACAGAGTAGGTACCAAGTCAGCCTGTGTTTGACAGGCCCTTTATCAAATGTCTCCATGACTTGGTTTGGAGCAGTGTGAAACACAGGAGTACAGATGTTGGGTGACTAATTCATGCTTCAGCTAAATTTCAATGACCATGAATGCACATCTGTTTCAGCTTAGCCATCCACTGAAGGGTGTGCAACAAGGTGCTCCTCTTTGCAAACATCatgcttgcatttttttcactttgggCTTGTAAGCAGTGGTCACAGCTCACATTTGGGAAAGCAGAAGATACCCAGGCACTATGATCAGGGGGGCAATGAGTCTGGTAGTAAGAGCTTTTTTGTGGCATTAGCAAGATTCCTAATGCAAACgactttattttaaatctggCTTCCTGCAAGAgacttgctttttcttgttCAATTCATCTGTTCTTATCACCCAGCTTTCTGATTTGCTCACTTCCTCCACTatgtatctttttattttcttaattgcaATACCAGGGAGTGGGGGGTTGGAGGCAGACCAACAGTTCCTGGTGAGAAAATGCCATTTATATGAAACTGTCTTGGTAAATTCTCAGTATTACCTTCCCAGACCAATAACAGTGCTACAGCatcaataaataaaagcaaacgGAGGAGAGGGCTTTGATCCACCATTACAGTGTCTCTTTGTGGAGCAGATCCCATACTGTGGTGTGGGATGGTACTCCTTGATTCCTCCAGCCAGTTGTTCCCTtgcacacagctctgtccctgcatgATGTGCCCCTGCCCTAACGAGGAGTTAAAACCTTTCATGGCTGagctttgttggttttttctttcaggggtttggggtttttctgaggaaaatcaGCTCAGCTTTTTGTATTTCCCAATGCAGTCGAGGTATTGACGTgctcattttcctctcttcattgaaacatttttaagtACCATCTGATTAAATTAACTTGGATTGGAGAAGCGTGATATAGCAAAGGCTCTCCTTGAGgagaaaatacagctttaatAACTAGGGATCTAGCTTTATTGGCTAGTAAATTTGAGAATGTAACACTGAGCATGcccaggctttttttttttttttttttttttttcactgagcaTCTCTTTGTACTTAAAGGCATCTGTTCTGTCGGTTTATGCACTGTTAACTAACTGCAAACCTCTTTTACAGCTCCTCTACATTGCTGGAAAATCCTGAGGCAGGACAAAGGCAAGAACGGCTGTCATGCCTGATGACTGATGTTGTAAATGGAGTGAGAAAGGCCCTTGAAGGGGAAGCCGTCAAAGCTGACCTAGTGGGAAAAGAGCGTAGGGACACGTTTCCTCTAGAAGCATGCCAAGAGAGCCGGGCTTCGATGCATATGCGGCTCTTTCCAGTTTTGGGAAGGTGCAAAGTGATGCACTGTAGAAGGAATGGCTCCAAAATCATTAATTACAGGCTGCCCTTCTGGTGCACCTTATGACCAAGTTACTGTTAAGAGTAAGGTTTTGCCAGGGCTCAAGCTCACTTTGTGCAGATTTCCAGTGTGGAGTAGATGCTTGGGAGGACTGTGAGCAAGAAAAGACTGTGAAATACATACCTTACAGTGattaaaaaagtataaaaatactttttaagcATGATGAGGAGATAGTAGATTTCCCTGTCCTCTCCTGCTCTTACCCTGAATTCCAGTGAAGTGAGTGCACTGTAATTTTGAAATGGGAAACACTTCTGCCAGCTGTGAAGCAGAACGATGGGCTTTAATTAGATTAGAGTAACAAGAAAATGCAATTGAACAAATAGGTTTtcaacaaagagaaagaaacatcaTGGTAGCTAAAGGGGGTAGGTGCTAGCTCGCTGGTGCCATCTGAATCCATCCTGGTTCAGATGACTGAACTAGAGGATTTCTACAGGGAAAACATCACCAATCATAACAAAATGGGCTCATCTGCTGCATCTTCTTGAGTAACAGGATAACTTGATCCTAtcttcagagaggaaaatctgTTATCTCTGGTTGGCCTCACTTAATCTTTGCTTTTTGCCTCTTCAGGTTGAGGATGTTCAGGACCCGTCTGGTGGAAGCGGCCATGTCACGAGTAACTCCCGCACACGCCTCCTCAGGGAGCTTCCCTCTGCTGAGCCttgtcctggtgctgctcctccatGCAGAGGGCACACGTGCGGAGAGCCCCAGTGAACTGCCCGCCAACGACACCGAGGAGTGTGCTGGCTCCTACATCTGTAAGAAGGGAGTGATTTTACCAATATGGGAACCCCAGGACCCCTCGTTTGGGGACAAAATTGCTCGGGCAACGGTGTATTTTGTAGCCATGGTGTACATGTTCCTGGGAGTGTCCATCATAGCCGACCGCTTCATGTCCTCCATCGAAGTCATTACGTCCCAAGAGCGGGAAATAACCATCAAGAAGCCCAACGGCGAGACCAGCAAAACCACCGTGAGGATCTGGAACGAGACTGTTTCCAACCTCACACTGATGGCCTTGGGCTCGTCTGCTCCGGAGATCCTCCTGTCTGTCATCGAGGTGTGCGGCCATGGCTTCACGGCGGGGGACCTGGGGCCGAGCACGATCGTGGGGAGTGCTGCCTTCAACATGTTTGTCATCATTGCAATCTGTGTGTACGTGGTGCCAGATGGAGAGATAAGGAAGATCAAGCACTTGCGAGTGTTTTTTGTTACAGCGGCCTGGAGCATCTTTGCCTACACTTGGctttacattattttatctGTGTCTTCTCCTGGGATTGTGGAGGTTTGGGAAGGCTTGctcaccttcttcttcttccccatCTGTGTGGTGTTTGCCTGGATAGCTGACAGGAGGCTTTTATTTTACAAGTACGTCTACAAGAAATACCGAGCTGGCAAGCAGAGAGGCATGATCATTGAGCATGAGGGTGACCGGCCCTCCTCCAAGGCCGACATTGAGATGGACGGAAAGGTTGCTAATTCTCACGTGGAGAACTTTTTGGATGGGACACTGGTGTTGGAGGTGGATGAGAAAGACCAGGATGACGAGGAAGCCAGGAGGGAAATGGCTCGGATCCTGAAGGAGCTGAAACAAAAGCACCCAGACAAGGAAATTGAGCAGCTCATAGAGTTGGCCAACTACCAGgtcctgagccagcagcagaagagcaggGCCTTCTACCGCATCCAGGCCACCCGGCTCATGACCGGCGCTGGCAACATCCTGAAGAGACACGCCGCAGACCAGGCCCGCAAGGCTGTCAGCATGCACGAGGTCAACAGCGAGGTGACCGAAAACGATCCCGTCAGCAAGCTCTACTTCGAGCAGGGCACCTACCAGTGCTTGGAGAACTGCGGCACCGTGGCCCTGACCATCGTCCGCCGGGGAGGAGACCTGACCAACACGGTGTACGTTGACTTCCGGACAGAGGACGGCACGGCCAACGCCGGCTCTGACTACGAGTTCACTGAGGGGACGGTGGTCTTCAAGCCTGGAGAGACCCAGAAGGAAATCCGCGTTGGCATCATCGACGACGACATATTTGAGGAGGATGAGAACTTCCTGGTCCATCTCAGCAACGTCCGTGTGAGCACCGAGGCCTCAGATGAGGGCGTTCTTGAGGCCAGCCGTGTCTCAACACTCGCCTGCTTGGGATCACCGTCTACTGCCACCGTCACCATTTTTGATGATGACCACGCCGGCATCTTCACCTTCGAGGAGCCAGTAACACACATCAGTGAAAGTGTAGGAACCATGGAAGTGAAAGTGTTGCGAACCTCTGGAGCACGAGGAAATGTTATTGTGCCCTACAAAACCATTGAAGGCACGGCCAAAGGTGGAGGAGAGGACTTTGAAGACACCTGCGGGGAGCTGGAGTTCCAGAATGATGAGATAGTGTAAGTCaaggttttatttgtttcttacAGTCCCTGTTTCTCCTGAAATAAAATGCACTTatctcccagagctgcactggaGGTGTTTGGGTGCCAGTGCATTGCAATAAGCCATGAATGGCCTCAGGTGCTGTGGGGAGCCTGAAacactgctgtgtccctgctttGCCAGCAGACTGGAGAGTGATGCCTGGTCAGGGGCACTgcagccctccagcagcagggaggtggagCTGATTGGGAGCTGTAGCCATGCACTGAGCAGATCTctacagcctctgctgcagcttctaCAGCTCTGCAGTAGAGCAGAGAACAAACCCCACCCAGGCATGAGGGCCTGAACTGCAAAGGGCTTGAACTGAGTGTGTGAATTGTGGTACCTGCTTCCTGTTTCCTGTTGAGGCTCAGATCATCCAGTACTGGGTCTCAGCTGTCCTACTGatgctctgctcagggctttggTGAAGGTTGCTTCACCTCTTCCTGTTCTAAAGAGTGCAGGCCTGGGTCATTCTCCAATATGCGTCTTGAAAAAATGCTGTCATGCAGGGAAGCCTCATGGTAAGGATGTAACTGCAGCCACATTCAGCTGCTTGCAAGTAAAAAAGGAGGCTGAAAGCTGTTGGAGGCTGCTCTTGAGTGTTGCTATTTGGATGGTGGGGAAATTATTAGTGCTGTAGCCTTATTACAATATGTGGAGAGCATAAATTTGCTCAATAAATCACAGTAGAAAACATCTATCCTTGGGTATGTCATGAAGACAtttccttgcccagctggtgctcTGGAAGGAGTAAGGTTTGGGAGCT from Molothrus ater isolate BHLD 08-10-18 breed brown headed cowbird chromosome 3, BPBGC_Mater_1.1, whole genome shotgun sequence harbors:
- the SLC8A1 gene encoding sodium/calcium exchanger 1 isoform X2; translated protein: MFRTRLVEAAMSRVTPAHASSGSFPLLSLVLVLLLHAEGTRAESPSELPANDTEECAGSYICKKGVILPIWEPQDPSFGDKIARATVYFVAMVYMFLGVSIIADRFMSSIEVITSQEREITIKKPNGETSKTTVRIWNETVSNLTLMALGSSAPEILLSVIEVCGHGFTAGDLGPSTIVGSAAFNMFVIIAICVYVVPDGEIRKIKHLRVFFVTAAWSIFAYTWLYIILSVSSPGIVEVWEGLLTFFFFPICVVFAWIADRRLLFYKYVYKKYRAGKQRGMIIEHEGDRPSSKADIEMDGKVANSHVENFLDGTLVLEVDEKDQDDEEARREMARILKELKQKHPDKEIEQLIELANYQVLSQQQKSRAFYRIQATRLMTGAGNILKRHAADQARKAVSMHEVNSEVTENDPVSKLYFEQGTYQCLENCGTVALTIVRRGGDLTNTVYVDFRTEDGTANAGSDYEFTEGTVVFKPGETQKEIRVGIIDDDIFEEDENFLVHLSNVRVSTEASDEGVLEASRVSTLACLGSPSTATVTIFDDDHAGIFTFEEPVTHISESVGTMEVKVLRTSGARGNVIVPYKTIEGTAKGGGEDFEDTCGELEFQNDEIVKFITLRVLDREEYEKECSFFLVLGDPVWLRRGVKGGFTITEENEEKQPLTSKEEEERRIAEMGRPVLGEHTKLEIIIEESYEFKNTVDKLIKKTNLALVVGTNSWREQFIEAITVSAGEDDDDDECGEEKLPSCFDYVMHFLTVFWKVLFAFVPPTDYWNGWACFVVSILMIGLLTAFIGDLASHFGCTIGLKDSVTAVVFVALGTSVPDTFASKVAATQDQYADASIGNVTGSNAVNVFLGIGVAWSIAAIYHAAHGQAFQVSPGTLAFSVTLFTIFAFISVGVLLYRRRPEIGGELGGPRTSKLLTSSLFILLWLLYIFFSSLEAYCHIKGF
- the SLC8A1 gene encoding sodium/calcium exchanger 1 isoform X1 is translated as MFRTRLVEAAMSRVTPAHASSGSFPLLSLVLVLLLHAEGTRAESPSELPANDTEECAGSYICKKGVILPIWEPQDPSFGDKIARATVYFVAMVYMFLGVSIIADRFMSSIEVITSQEREITIKKPNGETSKTTVRIWNETVSNLTLMALGSSAPEILLSVIEVCGHGFTAGDLGPSTIVGSAAFNMFVIIAICVYVVPDGEIRKIKHLRVFFVTAAWSIFAYTWLYIILSVSSPGIVEVWEGLLTFFFFPICVVFAWIADRRLLFYKYVYKKYRAGKQRGMIIEHEGDRPSSKADIEMDGKVANSHVENFLDGTLVLEVDEKDQDDEEARREMARILKELKQKHPDKEIEQLIELANYQVLSQQQKSRAFYRIQATRLMTGAGNILKRHAADQARKAVSMHEVNSEVTENDPVSKLYFEQGTYQCLENCGTVALTIVRRGGDLTNTVYVDFRTEDGTANAGSDYEFTEGTVVFKPGETQKEIRVGIIDDDIFEEDENFLVHLSNVRVSTEASDEGVLEASRVSTLACLGSPSTATVTIFDDDHAGIFTFEEPVTHISESVGTMEVKVLRTSGARGNVIVPYKTIEGTAKGGGEDFEDTCGELEFQNDEIVKTISIKVIDDEEYEKNKTFYLEIGEPRLVEMSEKKGGFTITEENEEKQPLTSKEEEERRIAEMGRPVLGEHTKLEIIIEESYEFKNTVDKLIKKTNLALVVGTNSWREQFIEAITVSAGEDDDDDECGEEKLPSCFDYVMHFLTVFWKVLFAFVPPTDYWNGWACFVVSILMIGLLTAFIGDLASHFGCTIGLKDSVTAVVFVALGTSVPDTFASKVAATQDQYADASIGNVTGSNAVNVFLGIGVAWSIAAIYHAAHGQAFQVSPGTLAFSVTLFTIFAFISVGVLLYRRRPEIGGELGGPRTSKLLTSSLFILLWLLYIFFSSLEAYCHIKGF
- the SLC8A1 gene encoding sodium/calcium exchanger 1 isoform X3 encodes the protein MFRTRLVEAAMSRVTPAHASSGSFPLLSLVLVLLLHAEGTRAESPSELPANDTEECAGSYICKKGVILPIWEPQDPSFGDKIARATVYFVAMVYMFLGVSIIADRFMSSIEVITSQEREITIKKPNGETSKTTVRIWNETVSNLTLMALGSSAPEILLSVIEVCGHGFTAGDLGPSTIVGSAAFNMFVIIAICVYVVPDGEIRKIKHLRVFFVTAAWSIFAYTWLYIILSVSSPGIVEVWEGLLTFFFFPICVVFAWIADRRLLFYKYVYKKYRAGKQRGMIIEHEGDRPSSKADIEMDGKVANSHVENFLDGTLVLEVDEKDQDDEEARREMARILKELKQKHPDKEIEQLIELANYQVLSQQQKSRAFYRIQATRLMTGAGNILKRHAADQARKAVSMHEVNSEVTENDPVSKLYFEQGTYQCLENCGTVALTIVRRGGDLTNTVYVDFRTEDGTANAGSDYEFTEGTVVFKPGETQKEIRVGIIDDDIFEEDENFLVHLSNVRVSTEASDEGVLEASRVSTLACLGSPSTATVTIFDDDHAGIFTFEEPVTHISESVGTMEVKVLRTSGARGNVIVPYKTIEGTAKGGGEDFEDTCGELEFQNDEIVKTISIKVIDDEEYEKNKTFYLEIGEPRLVEMSEKKALLLNELGGFTITGKLCHGKPVFRKVQARDHPLPCTVVSIQEENEEKQPLTSKEEEERRIAEMGRPVLGEHTKLEIIIEESYEFKNTVDKLIKKTNLALVVGTNSWREQFIEAITVSAGEDDDDDECGEEKLPSCFDYVMHFLTVFWKVLFAFVPPTDYWNGWACFVVSILMIGLLTAFIGDLASHFGCTIGLKDSVTAVVFVALGTSVPDTFASKVAATQDQYADASIGNVTGSNAVNVFLGIGVAWSIAAIYHAAHGQAFQVSPGTLAFSVTLFTIFAFISVGVLLYRRRPEIGGELGGPRTSKLLTSSLFILLWLLYIFFSSLEAYCHIKGF